Below is a window of Syntrophomonas wolfei subsp. wolfei str. Goettingen G311 DNA.
GTTCTTCCAGCACCCCTTCCACTACCTTGATCTTATCCAGATAAGCAGGATCAGCTAAATCTACTACATGTAAAAGCAGATCAGCTGCCACCGCTTCCTCCAGGGTAGAGCGAAAAGCTGCCACCAAATGATGAGGCAAGTTCTGAATAAAGCCAACCGTGTCCGTAATGAGAACTTCATAGTGGGAATCCAACTTAATTTTCCGGGTAGTGGTATCCAGGGTTTGAAAAAGGCGGCGGTTAGCTTCAACCTGGGGCTGCCCACTGCTATGGGCCACCTGGCAAAGAGCATTGAACAAGGAGGACTTCCCGGCATTGGTATAGCCCACCAGGGATATAACCTGGTATCCAGCCCGGTGCCGCTGTTTTTTATGCAATTCCCGGGTCTTTTCCAACTTTTCCATCTGCCGTTTTATTTCCCGAATACGGCTTCTAATATGCCGCCGGTCCAATTCCAGTTTCTGCTCTCCAGCACCCCTGGTCCCTATTCCCGCCCCCAGTCGGCTCATTTCTTTTCCTATACCTGTAAGCCGTGGTAAGCGGTATTCCAGGCTCGCCAGCTCCACCTGTAAAAGGCCTTCCCGGCTTCTGGCCCGCTGGCCAAAGATATCCAGAATCAGAAGAGTTCTATCAACTATTTTTATCTGTAGTTTATCCTCCAGCTTTCTAAGCTGGGTGGGAGAAAGCTCACTATCAAAGATCAAGAGCTCAGGCTCCTTTTCAGCTAGCAGATGCTCAAGTTCCTGTAGTTTACCTTTGCCGATATAAGTGGCAGCATGGGGCTTGTCGCGAGCCTGGGTTAGAGTAGCCACCACTTTCGCTCCGGCGGCCTCAGCCAATCCGGCCAGTTCCTGCAAAGAGGAGTTAAACTCCGCTTCTTTTGTGGCCCCGGTTTTTACAGCAACCAGTATCGCCTTTTCCCAAGTAGTTCTTTTAGACAATGACTCAGCTCCTTGTTTATTCATTTTCTTGTTTTCCTTTTAAATAAGAATTATAGGCACTTATCATCAAGAAAATAGATTATTTAGACGCAGAGGGGCGCAGATTTTTATGATTAGCGCTTAATCTTATAAAACTAACTTCTATTCTCATCGGTGGTTGTGCCCTCTGGCCATGAGGAGGTAGTTCTAATTCTCTAATTTGGCCTGCAATCGCTTATAGGCGGTTTTTTCGATGCTGCGTTTCATAATAGTGTTTTTAAGCTCAGGAAGTACTTCAACTATCTTTTCTAAATCTTTAAAAGGTAATCCCAGCAAAACTTCGTCTTCCTTCTGGTCGGTAGAGCCGCGCCCACCAAAACAACTGAGGCTCAAGTTGATGTTTCCCTCTAAAAAGGGGATAACCGTGGCATCTACACAAACTCCCTGTGAAACAGCGGTAGTAAAAGAGTAGCGGCCTCCTTTATGATAGTTGTTGGCTATCAGTACCCACATTAGAGTCGCGGGCTTACCCTGTAAGATAACTACCTGGGGCTCAAAATCAGCCTCATCCAGTGCTGCCAGCAATATCCGGGGATAAGCTCCCAGTGGAATTCGGGGGGTAAGAGCGGAAACCTGAGCTGCCATTTCGGGGGAAGCGAATAGATTCAGCCGGCTATGCATTTCTCCGCTTCTTATTTTTTCCGGCAGAGGCCTTAAACCCAAGGCGGCGGCACCATTGGCGCAAGCCAGGTTATCAGCAGTAGCCACAAGTTTGTCCCCATTTTGGGCCAGCATCACAAACTGGCAAAAACTAAGATCCAGGTCAAAGCGGTAATCAGGTGGAACTTCCTCTTCATCGCTAAGAAAACGAACCGCCACCGGTCGCCGATACAGTTCCAAAAAATATTTCAGAGCCTGAGCATAATTATAGTAATCCATTATCAAGCACCCCTCTCCCCATCGCTAATATTCTGCAGCTTTCTCTTAATTTTTAAATCGCCTCAATCATATCTTTTTTATAAGCTTAATCTACTTTAAACCACTAAATAGCGTAAATATCATTATTATAGCACAGCTTTTCTTCCCCTCCATCCCCCTATAACACCAAGTTATTTCTCTTTTCAGGAAGGAAAAACCATGTTTTTAGCAAATAGATATATAAAGTAAGACTTGCTTCAGGTGGAGTTTTAACTCCACCTGAAGCTTAGTCGCACTTATCCAGAGACTTAGTCGCTCTTACTCCCGCCTATAGAGGCGGGAGTCTTAGAGCGAGTTAGTCATCGGATAAATGCAGATTTTTTGATTGCGGAAGTATTGCTAAAGATTAAATTTTTACTGCAAAAGGAGGATCATCATGCAAAGAAAGTTCTGGGCAGGCCTGTTATTTCTATCTCTTGTTCTTAACAGTTTTATCTTTTCCGGGCCGCCCCTGTCCGCCGCTACAAGTTTCCCTGATACCAGCAGTCACTGGGCCAAAGATTATATCCAGCAGTTATCCAGCTCGAATTATCTTTCTGGCTATCCGGACGGTACTTTTAAACCGGACCGGGATATGAGCAAAGCTGAGTTTATCACGGTATTAACACTCTGCCTGGGGGTCGAAGCCAGTGATAAAACCACTGTAAACTACAAAGATACCGGTAAACACTGGGCCCTGGGGCGTATAAATGAAGCCGTCAAGCGGGGGATACTTATCCCCGCCGAGGATCCTGACGGTTTGCGCCCGGATGAAAGCATCAAACGCAGCCAGGCCGCAGCCATGTTGGTCAGAGCTCTGGGTAAACCGGCGGATAATGGCACTCTGCCCTTTAATGACCGGGCTACAGTAGAAAAAAGCATGTACCGTGGTTATATAAAAACTGCTTATGACCTGGGGCTAATATCGGGTTTTCCCGACGGCAACTTTGAGCCATTCCGTAATATGACCCGGGCCCAGGTCTGCACTGTAATGTCCAAATTTCTAGCGGCGCGGGGCATTTCTACTCCAGTCACTCCCCCGTCCAGTTCCGTCACCGGCAACATAAATACCCTGGCTTTGGGAGAACGCTTGTTCAACCTGCAAACTACTCCCATTTATATCAAAATCAATTTTACCGATCTCAGAATCTCCTCTATTGTTGCTGCTGGATCTTCAGTTTTAATCAATGGAAACCAGAAGCTGGAGCTGGAGTCAACTAGCGATAATCCAGATCTTATTATTAACAACAACCGTTATGCTATCAGAAGGTATTCGCTTAGCGGTAACAAACTGGTAGCCTACCCTGGTTGCCGCAAATTCAACCGGATCAGCCCCGGGACTTATACCTACAATTCAGATTATATAAAGCTCTATATAAATTCAGTTAATAGTGAACGCTATCTTTCCGACTTGGAGATAGTTGATGAATATACGGTGAAACTGGGGGAGAAAAACTATAACTTGAGCCAGGATAAGGTTACGATCCAATTAGATAAGGATTTTTACGATATCAAACGGGTTATCATGGGAGACAGCGATACTTCACCCCAGCTCAGTAAAACCGATCCGGTGGTTTTTGAAGGTCTTTCCATGAGTGATATTCTGGCCATCTTTACCGGTACTTCAACCCTTAACCTGCAGTCCAGCAACCGAATAGACTTCATTATTGATGGGAAACGCTATACCATGTCCCAGGTAAAGCTGGATGCCAAAGGTAATTTTACCGTTAACAGCAAGAACTACCCCTCAACCAATGTCATTATGATTATTGACGGAACTCAATACAAGATAAATCACATCGATATAAACAATAGTAAATTCATATTTTATTGCGATGCCGGCAGTACTCACGAGTGGGTAATTATAAACAATGAGTACCATAACCCGGACGATGTCAGGATACTCTGGGACGGCGGCGTCTATGAGCTAAATGAGGTAATTACTGTAAAGCGCAATATCCTGCGTATAAAGGGCCGGCAATATGATCTCGATTCCAGTTTCAAGGTACGCTTTGATAACAAAGTCTATGATATTGACCGTATCGACTATGACGCCAGCCTGCAGGCTACCGTAATAGAAACGGGTAAAACCAGTACTGGTTACCTGGCCAGCCAACCCCAGAAGTTTGTCTTCTTCAAAGGCAGTCGCAAGCTCCAGGAAGGAGCCAACAATGTCACCATATATGTAAATTATACCTGGGTGGATTTCAATCAAATCCTTATCGTGGATCCCTCTCGTCTGACTTATAAGAACAGCAACTATGATCTGATTGGAAGCCGCATAAAGATTGACCGTATTGAATACAAGATTGTAGACAGCTCATGGCATGGCCTGAACCAGGTGCTGGATCTCTACCTGGAAGAAACTTGATGAAATAGTAAAGGAGATTTCCCACAATCCCTGAATGAAATTAGCCCGGGTAGGGATACAGAAACTTCCCTCCCGGGCTAATTTGGCGCTTTCATGCTTGATATCTTTTAATTAATTCCATCGAAACTATAGCTGCAGTAAATTTTTTTGTGATATAATGGTCGGCGTGGGGGCGTGGCTCAGCTGGGAGAGCACCTCGTTCGCAACGAGGGGGTCAGGGGTTCGAATCCCCTCGTCTCCACCAGATACTACCATTGGTGTGACAAGAGAACCGTCAACCGTCCCCTTGTCATCTTGCGTGACAAAATAATCAAAATAATGTTTCCCTCATTAAGACTATTGCTTTCAAACTTGGGCTATGATAAACTACCTTAAAAGAATAAAAGAATATATATCTCCGAGCTGGGGAGTCTAAGGCGAAGCTATGATTCACCAAGCCTGTAGGTGTAGACTGGAAACGGATACGCCTTCCCGTATTGTGAAAAGGAGTTAGTATCAACTGTTCGAAATGCAGACAGATGTTGTGTGCTCTAATTCACATACATCTGTTTTATTATTTTAATTGAATATTTGTTTCCAAGCCTTTGAACCTAAGGTTTATAACTATGGTTCCCAGGCCGATGGGTATAGATTGGAAACGGCTATGCCTCCCCGTATTGTGGAAAGGAGACGACGAGGGCTTATTTTATATAGGTTTAAATGGTCGTGTTCTTTTTCCAGGACACGACCTTCTTGTTTAAGAAGGAAAAAAGCGGGATTCGTTCTGGTTCTCCCTAAGGTTTTGGGAAGCAAACGGGTACAGGTAGGCATAAAAGCTAACGTCTCAATTTAATCAGGTAATATGCTGCAAGGCTATTACATACAATCCCAATCTTTTTCTCCCCGCTTGCAAACAAGCGGGTTTTTTTTTAAATCAACCCATGAAGGTTTAATATATTTTCTTTGTCTTACGATAGAACCATCCATAGTTACTTAAGTGCTGGGAGAGATTTTTAAGCATCGGAAGATACTGCTTAAGCAGTTTACACACCCTGCGACGAGGCGAGGGATTAGAACCCGCCGCCTGTTTTGTGAATAGGCGACCGTTTAGCACCCTGCGGGCACCACTGATGTTCGCTTCGCTCACTATTATGGATGCGGGGGACATCTTTTATCTCGTTATAGGAAAAAAAACTTCAAGTAGCTCTATAACCTTGTTCATGAAGAATAAGGGTTTTTATACCTGGTCCAGTTTTTCTTTTTAATATTATCCATGAAGGATATCGCTTATCCCCTGTATTGATCGATTGCAGGAGTGGATTTTATTAGAAGGAGGTGGGCCATTTTTTATTGGGTTTATCCAGTTTAAAAG
It encodes the following:
- a CDS encoding DUF169 domain-containing protein translates to MDYYNYAQALKYFLELYRRPVAVRFLSDEEEVPPDYRFDLDLSFCQFVMLAQNGDKLVATADNLACANGAAALGLRPLPEKIRSGEMHSRLNLFASPEMAAQVSALTPRIPLGAYPRILLAALDEADFEPQVVILQGKPATLMWVLIANNYHKGGRYSFTTAVSQGVCVDATVIPFLEGNINLSLSCFGGRGSTDQKEDEVLLGLPFKDLEKIVEVLPELKNTIMKRSIEKTAYKRLQAKLEN
- a CDS encoding S-layer homology domain-containing protein; translated protein: MQRKFWAGLLFLSLVLNSFIFSGPPLSAATSFPDTSSHWAKDYIQQLSSSNYLSGYPDGTFKPDRDMSKAEFITVLTLCLGVEASDKTTVNYKDTGKHWALGRINEAVKRGILIPAEDPDGLRPDESIKRSQAAAMLVRALGKPADNGTLPFNDRATVEKSMYRGYIKTAYDLGLISGFPDGNFEPFRNMTRAQVCTVMSKFLAARGISTPVTPPSSSVTGNINTLALGERLFNLQTTPIYIKINFTDLRISSIVAAGSSVLINGNQKLELESTSDNPDLIINNNRYAIRRYSLSGNKLVAYPGCRKFNRISPGTYTYNSDYIKLYINSVNSERYLSDLEIVDEYTVKLGEKNYNLSQDKVTIQLDKDFYDIKRVIMGDSDTSPQLSKTDPVVFEGLSMSDILAIFTGTSTLNLQSSNRIDFIIDGKRYTMSQVKLDAKGNFTVNSKNYPSTNVIMIIDGTQYKINHIDINNSKFIFYCDAGSTHEWVIINNEYHNPDDVRILWDGGVYELNEVITVKRNILRIKGRQYDLDSSFKVRFDNKVYDIDRIDYDASLQATVIETGKTSTGYLASQPQKFVFFKGSRKLQEGANNVTIYVNYTWVDFNQILIVDPSRLTYKNSNYDLIGSRIKIDRIEYKIVDSSWHGLNQVLDLYLEET
- the hflX gene encoding GTPase HflX, translated to MNKQGAESLSKRTTWEKAILVAVKTGATKEAEFNSSLQELAGLAEAAGAKVVATLTQARDKPHAATYIGKGKLQELEHLLAEKEPELLIFDSELSPTQLRKLEDKLQIKIVDRTLLILDIFGQRARSREGLLQVELASLEYRLPRLTGIGKEMSRLGAGIGTRGAGEQKLELDRRHIRSRIREIKRQMEKLEKTRELHKKQRHRAGYQVISLVGYTNAGKSSLFNALCQVAHSSGQPQVEANRRLFQTLDTTTRKIKLDSHYEVLITDTVGFIQNLPHHLVAAFRSTLEEAVAADLLLHVVDLADPAYLDKIKVVEGVLEELGAEKERIMPVFNKVDLLAGISPIQAPPNYVSARTGQGIEELLGQIKNRLEAIS